Below is a window of Nocardia asteroides DNA.
TCGTGCACGGCGACTTCCGCATCGACAACACCATCCTCGACGCGCGCGATCCCGGCCGGGTGCGGGCGGTGGTCGACTGGGAGATGTCGACCCTCGGTGATCCGCTCACCGACGCGGCGCTGATGTGCGTGTACCGCTCGCCGATCTTCGACGTGGTGCTCGGATCGTCGGCGGCCTGGACCAGCGACCGCATCCCCTCGGCGGACGACCTCGCCCAGGCCTACGCCACGGCGTCGGGGCGCGACCTCGGCGACTGGGGTTTCTATCTCGCGCTCGCCAACTTCAAGCTCGGCATCATCGGCGAGGGCATCACCCATCGCGCCCTGCGCGGCTCGGGCGCGGGCGCCGCGGCCGAACGCGCCGCCGAAGCCACCCCCGAATTCATGGCCGCGGGACTGCGCGCGCTGAAGGGAGCACACACGTGACGAGGACAGCCCTGATCAGTGGCGCGTCGCGGGGGATCGGCCGCGGCATCGCCGAATGCCTTGCCCGGCAGCGGTATTCGCTCACCATCACCGCGCGCGATGCCGAGCGGCTGGAGGCGGTGGCGGCCGAACTGCGTGCGCTCGGCGCGGGTGAGGTGGTGGCCGTCGCCGCCGACATGGCCGACGAAGCGGGCGTCGAGCGGGTGCTCGCGGCGCACGCCGAACGGTTCACCAGCTTGTCCGGGCTCATCCTCAATGCCGGGGTCGGCACCGCGGGACCGCTCGCCGAGGCCTCCATGCGCCGGTTCGACAAGACGATCGCGGTGAACCTGCGCGCACCGCTGCAATTGATCCAGGGTGCCCTGCCGATGTTGCGGGCAGGCGCCGCCGCCGATCCGGCGCACGGCGCGAAAGTGGTCGCGCTGTCGTCGATCAGCGGGGTGTATGCCGAAGCGGGCCTGGCGGTGTACGGCGCGGCCAAGGCGGCGGTGATCTCGCTGCTGGCCACGCTCAATGTCGAGGAGTCGGCCAACGGGGTCACCGCCACCGCGATCGCGCCCGGCTACGTCGACACCGAGATGAGCGCCTGGATCCACGACCGGATTCCGCCGGAGCAGATGCTCACGGTGAACGACGTGGTCGAGCTGGTCGACTCGGTGTTCCGGCTGTCGGCCCGCGCGGTGGTGCCCACGATCGTGCTGTCGCGCGCGGGCACCGACGGCTACGGCGCCTAGCGGGTCAACTCGTCCGGCGGTCGGGTTCGCTGCGGTAGCGGGCCCGGCCGCCGTCGATCTTCAGCAGCTTCCACAGCGGCCGGGTCACCGGGTTCAGCAGCCCGAGGTCGTCGGCGAGGCCGCGCATGTCGCCGAAGAAGCCGCTCAGAATCCGGCGCGAGGTGGGGCTGCGCCAGAACGCGTCCTTGAACACCTCGTCGGGGATGTCGAATTTGGTGGCGAACGACTTCGACGGCTTCACCAGCTCGTCGGCGAGCCAGCGCATGGCGATCGGGAAGGCCACCGCGCACACCGCGGTGCTCACCGGATTCATCCTGGCCACGTGGTTGCGCAGGAACTCGTTGGCGAAGGAGATGTGGCGCGCCTCCTCCGCGATGTGGATCTCCATGATCCGCAGCAGCGTGGGCTGGGTCGCGCTCCCCGACCTGATCAGCGCCTTCTGATAGTGGTCGATCGGCTCCTCGCCGCCGAGGATGCCGATGAACAGGATGGCCCAGAAGTAGCCGCCCGCGACGCCGATGAACGGCGAGGCGACCCGGAACAGCGGCCGCATCCCCGGCACGTCGTCGCCGATCCGGTTGACCAGCTCCTGGAACATCTGGATGTGGTTGCACTCCTCGGTCATCTCGTGGAGGCAGTAGCGGAACTCGGGGGAGCCGTTGGGCAGGGCCATGGCGTACTGCATCATCCCGCGGATGAGGATGGATTCGAACGCGAGTCCCACCTTCGCGGCGTTGGCCTGTCGCCAGCGCCCGATCTCGATCCGGCGTTCCAGCGGCAGGCCCTGATACCAGGCGGTGGCGCCGAGCGGGTCCAGCTCGGCCGAGAGCACCCAGCGCGGGTCATCGCGGTCGATCCGGAATTCCGGTGCGTCCCAGTCGATGTCGAGGAAGGGATCGAAACGGCGGTGGACCGAACCCTCGGACAGGGTCAGCAGGGTGTCGGCGTAGTCCGGATCGGCGGCAGCGGTCTTCGAGAACGTCATTGTTTCTCTCCATCGTCACGGGGCTCACCGTCGAGCGGGGCGCGCCCTGATGTAACTGTAACGCACTGTCTCACCTAAATCCAGGGTCCGCTGTCGGCTCAGCCCACGCGGGGCACCCGGCCGTCGACGTCGGTGAAGCCGTAGGCCTCGGCCAGGTCGGCGACCTTCCAGGCGGCGCCGGTGCGGGTCAGCCGGTCGGGATCGGCCGCCAGGGCCACGACCGCGCGGCCGGGGAAGGCGGGCGTCTCGGCGGCGTCGAGGTCGAAGGTTCCCTCGCCGGGCAGGGTGACCTCGCGCCTGCCGTTCGCGTCGGCCGGAACCATCTGCAGCAGTTCGGTGTTGACGATCCCGGGCCAGATCGACACCGCGGTCACGCCGGTGCCGTCCAGGTCGTGCGCGAAATCGGCGGTGAGCCGGTCCAGCGCCGTCTTGGCGACGCCGTAGACGGCATTGTGCGAGTAGCGCTGAGCGCCGGGCGAGGACACGTTCACGATCAGCCCGGCCGCCTCGATCAGCAACGGCGCGGCGAACACGCTCGCCACGTAGTGCGAGCGCACGCCGATGTCGAACGTCTCGTCCCAGGCCTTCGGCGGGACGTCCCAGAACTTGCGGCCCAGCCAGCGGCCTGCGGCGGGGGCGTTGTAGACATTGTTGACCAGCACGTCGAGCCGACCCTGCTCGTCGCGGACCCGCGCGAACAGCTTCTCGACCGCGGCGTCGTCGGTGTGGTCGCACACCACGGCCACACCGGTCCCGCCCGCGGCGGTGATCTCCTCGGCGGTGGCGTGCACCGTGCCGGGCAGCCGGCCCGGGGTGGTGGTGCGGCCGGTGACGTACACGGTGGCCCCGGCCGCGCCCAGCTCGAGGGCGATGCCCTTGCCGATGCCGCGACTGGCTCCGGTCACCACCGCGACCCGGCCGGCCAGAATCTTGGGTGTTCCGCTCATGACCTCCAGACACTACCGTCAAAATAGGAACACGTTCTAGAAACGGAGACGGTAGTGGAGCTGACCCATCGATTCCTGGACACCGGCGAGGTCCGGATGCACATCACCGAGCAGGGGCAGGGGTATCCGGTGGTGTTCTGCCACGGCTTCCCGCACACCGGGTTCGTGTGGCATCGCCAGCTCGCCGCCGTCTCCGCCGCCGGATTCCGGGCGATCGCGCCCGATCTGCGCGGATACGGGCGCACCGAGGCGCCCGCCGATGTCGCGGCCTATACGAACGAGGCGGTGATCGGTGATCTGCTGGCGCTGCTCGACGACATCGGCGCGGCGACGGCGGTGTTCGTCGGCCTCGACTTCGGCGCCCAGCTCGTCTGGGAGCTGGCGTTGCGCGCGCCCGAACGGGTGGAAGCCGTTGCGGTGCTGAACAATCCGTTCTCGCCGCGACCGCCGCGCGCGCCGTCGGAGTTCTGGACCAAGGCAGCGCAGCGGCACTTCCTGCACCTGGCCTACTTCCAGGAACCCGGCGTCGCCGACGCCGAGCTCGCGGCCCGGCCCCGCGAATTCCTGGCCCGCGTGTACTACTCGCTCTCCGGCGACTACCACTACCTCGACACCTGGAAGAACCCGCCCGGCCTCGGCTACCTCGACGTCCTCCCGCAGGCGCCCGCGATGCCGTGGACATGGCTGTCGGAGTCCGAATTCGACACCCTGGCCACGGAATTCGAGCGCACCGGCTTCACCGGCGGCCTCAACTGGTACCGCAACCTGGACCGCAACTGGGCGCTGACCGAGGCCCTTGCCGGTGCGAAGGTGGAGGTTCCCACCTACTTCCTCTACGGCGCCAACGACCCCGACATGGAGGGCTTCAGCGGCCGCGACCCCCTGGCGACCCTGCGGGCGAACGTCACCGACCTGCGCAGCGTCGTCGAGGTCCTCGACGCGGGCCACCTCGTCCAGCTGGAACGCACCGACGCCGTCGACACCTTCCTGATCGGCGCCCTGCGCGAACTCGGCGTGAGCGCGATGTCCACGCCGTGAGCGGCGCGTCGGGTCAGCGGGCGCGGTCGTAGACCAGCGCGATCTCGCCCAGCTCGCCGACCTCGTTCCGGGTGACGGTCCAGCGGGTGCCGGGCAGTCCGTCGTCGAACAGGCGTGCGCCGCCGCCCGCGATCTCCGGGCAGATCAGCAGGTAGAGGCGGTCGACGAGGTCCGCGGCGAGCAGATCCTTGATGACACTGGGGCTGGTGTTGACGAGGATCTCGCCGCCGTCGGTGGCGCGCAGGTCGGCGACGACCTCGGCGGCGGGCGCGTCGACGACGCGCGTGCGTTCCCACGGTGCCTCGGTGAGCGTGGTCGACAGCACCACCTTGTCGACGTCGGTCAGCCAGCGCGCGTAGCCGCGGTCGCGCGGGTCGGCGCTCTCGTCGGCGGCGACCGACGGCCAATAGCCGAGGAACCCTTCGGCATTGCGTCGGCCGAGTACCGCGGTGGTCGCGTTCTCCCAGATGCGGGTGAGGTGGTCGCGCGCCACCTTGGTGGTCGCGTAGCGGACGATCGCGCCCGCGTCGGTAGGTCCGCCGGGACCGTGGTAGCGCCCGTCGAGGGTAAGAGCGATATTGGCGGTGACGAGGCGTGCGGTCATGAGCGGGAAATCCCTTCGGTGATGGCGGCGAGGTTGTCGAGCACCTGTCCCCAGCCGGTGCCGATCCCCGCGATATAGGGGACGGCCTCGACCGCGGTGTCGGTGATGGTGAGGGTGAGTCGCAGGCGGGTGCCGTCGGCGACGATGTCGAGAGCCAGGTCGTAGCGGCCGGTGAACGACACCGCGCCGTCCGCGTCGAGCACCGACAGGTCGAACGCGAGGTGCTCGGGTTCCGTTGCGGCGCGGACGGTTCCGGCCGAGTGGTAGTGCCGCCCCTCCGGATCGCGATAGTCGAGCACCGCTCGGCCGCCGGGCACCGGTTCGAGACCGCAGTCGGTGATGGTCATGGACGGCGGAGCCAGCCAGCTGCCGAGCAGATCGGCGTCGACCCAGTGCCGCCAGACGATCTCGCGTGCCGCCGCCAGGGTCCGCTCGAATTCGAACCTGCGGCCGTCGGCCCATCGGTTCTGTTCCGCCATCGCAGATTCCGCTTCGATGGCGGCCCGGTAGCGCTCGACCACATCGCGCTCGTCCGCGTTCGCCGCCGCTGCGTCGATCAGTCGGCGTAGGTGTCGTTCCAGTTGGGTCAGCGGCGCGGTCTCGAGCGCGTAGACGCGACGCTGGCCGAGCGGGAACACCGTCACCAGACCGGCTTTGGCCAGGGTCTGCAGATGCTTGGTGGTCTGCGGTTGCCGCAATCCGGTCAGCTCGGCCAGTTCGCCGACCGAGCGTGGTCGCTCGGCGAGCAACTCCACGATGCGCCACCGGGCGTGATCCCCGAGCGCCGACGCGACCTCTTCCATGACCAGAAGAATTCCACGAATGGAATATTCATGTCAAGGAATATTTGTGAGCGTGCTCAGGGCTCGCCGATGACTTCCGGGGGGAGGAATGTGGCGCCGAGCTGGGCGGCGACGGCGCTGGTGTGGTCGACGATGCGGTCCGCGGTGACGTCGAGGACGCCGGTGCGCCAGGCCGAGAGCAGTTCGATGAAGCCGCCGATGCCGATCAGGGTGCTCATCCGGATGGTGGTCTCGTCCACGCCGGGGCGCAGGTAGGGGCGGGCGGCGGCGATGAGCAGGTCGGTGGCGTCGGTGAGCATGGTCTTGCGCCGTTGCTCCAGCACGGCGCTACCGGCGTGGTCGGCGAGCAGGATGCGGGCGCGGCCACGCGGGTCGGCCTGCAACGCCACGGCGTGGGCGATGGTGGCCCGCATGATCTCGAGCGGGGCGCGGTCGGCGTGCTCGGCGATCACCGTGGCCAGGTCGACGAACACTTCGGC
It encodes the following:
- a CDS encoding SDR family NAD(P)-dependent oxidoreductase; its protein translation is MTRTALISGASRGIGRGIAECLARQRYSLTITARDAERLEAVAAELRALGAGEVVAVAADMADEAGVERVLAAHAERFTSLSGLILNAGVGTAGPLAEASMRRFDKTIAVNLRAPLQLIQGALPMLRAGAAADPAHGAKVVALSSISGVYAEAGLAVYGAAKAAVISLLATLNVEESANGVTATAIAPGYVDTEMSAWIHDRIPPEQMLTVNDVVELVDSVFRLSARAVVPTIVLSRAGTDGYGA
- a CDS encoding AurF N-oxygenase family protein; this translates as MTFSKTAAADPDYADTLLTLSEGSVHRRFDPFLDIDWDAPEFRIDRDDPRWVLSAELDPLGATAWYQGLPLERRIEIGRWRQANAAKVGLAFESILIRGMMQYAMALPNGSPEFRYCLHEMTEECNHIQMFQELVNRIGDDVPGMRPLFRVASPFIGVAGGYFWAILFIGILGGEEPIDHYQKALIRSGSATQPTLLRIMEIHIAEEARHISFANEFLRNHVARMNPVSTAVCAVAFPIAMRWLADELVKPSKSFATKFDIPDEVFKDAFWRSPTSRRILSGFFGDMRGLADDLGLLNPVTRPLWKLLKIDGGRARYRSEPDRRTS
- a CDS encoding SDR family NAD(P)-dependent oxidoreductase → MSGTPKILAGRVAVVTGASRGIGKGIALELGAAGATVYVTGRTTTPGRLPGTVHATAEEITAAGGTGVAVVCDHTDDAAVEKLFARVRDEQGRLDVLVNNVYNAPAAGRWLGRKFWDVPPKAWDETFDIGVRSHYVASVFAAPLLIEAAGLIVNVSSPGAQRYSHNAVYGVAKTALDRLTADFAHDLDGTGVTAVSIWPGIVNTELLQMVPADANGRREVTLPGEGTFDLDAAETPAFPGRAVVALAADPDRLTRTGAAWKVADLAEAYGFTDVDGRVPRVG
- a CDS encoding alpha/beta hydrolase, coding for MHITEQGQGYPVVFCHGFPHTGFVWHRQLAAVSAAGFRAIAPDLRGYGRTEAPADVAAYTNEAVIGDLLALLDDIGAATAVFVGLDFGAQLVWELALRAPERVEAVAVLNNPFSPRPPRAPSEFWTKAAQRHFLHLAYFQEPGVADAELAARPREFLARVYYSLSGDYHYLDTWKNPPGLGYLDVLPQAPAMPWTWLSESEFDTLATEFERTGFTGGLNWYRNLDRNWALTEALAGAKVEVPTYFLYGANDPDMEGFSGRDPLATLRANVTDLRSVVEVLDAGHLVQLERTDAVDTFLIGALRELGVSAMSTP
- a CDS encoding dihydrofolate reductase family protein, whose amino-acid sequence is MTARLVTANIALTLDGRYHGPGGPTDAGAIVRYATTKVARDHLTRIWENATTAVLGRRNAEGFLGYWPSVAADESADPRDRGYARWLTDVDKVVLSTTLTEAPWERTRVVDAPAAEVVADLRATDGGEILVNTSPSVIKDLLAADLVDRLYLLICPEIAGGGARLFDDGLPGTRWTVTRNEVGELGEIALVYDRAR
- a CDS encoding metalloregulator ArsR/SmtB family transcription factor, with translation MEEVASALGDHARWRIVELLAERPRSVGELAELTGLRQPQTTKHLQTLAKAGLVTVFPLGQRRVYALETAPLTQLERHLRRLIDAAAANADERDVVERYRAAIEAESAMAEQNRWADGRRFEFERTLAAAREIVWRHWVDADLLGSWLAPPSMTITDCGLEPVPGGRAVLDYRDPEGRHYHSAGTVRAATEPEHLAFDLSVLDADGAVSFTGRYDLALDIVADGTRLRLTLTITDTAVEAVPYIAGIGTGWGQVLDNLAAITEGISRS
- a CDS encoding TetR/AcrR family transcriptional regulator — protein: MDVRAPARTWGGLTADQRRAQRRESLVDAALEIWIDNGWAAVTMRGVCQRTSLNDRYFYEHFSDRDDLLTAVWDEVCAEVFVDLATVIAEHADRAPLEIMRATIAHAVALQADPRGRARILLADHAGSAVLEQRRKTMLTDATDLLIAAARPYLRPGVDETTIRMSTLIGIGGFIELLSAWRTGVLDVTADRIVDHTSAVAAQLGATFLPPEVIGEP